Proteins from a single region of Bogoriella caseilytica:
- a CDS encoding carbohydrate ABC transporter permease: MTATNAGTFPAPQVPPQQPLRRRKRASGATVARYAVLILMVLLLAGPLIWQLSLSLKGAGDALYERPPQLIPQDPTLENYSSVLDRIPVLRFVFNSAIVAAIVVGGNVLFATAAGFALARLQFRFRGAAMALFVAALLVPVEAIIIAQFLLVRSAGLTDSLLGVALPTLVAPLNVLLMRNVFLGIPDELEEAAVIDGANVWQRFLRICLPQVKGVVTVVAIFAFVGSWNDFLWPLIVLSSESNYTLTVGLNYLRGTFYDDPRLIAAGTIIALVPIIVFFAALQRYFVRGLEQGGIKG; the protein is encoded by the coding sequence ATGACCGCCACGAACGCCGGAACGTTCCCGGCACCCCAGGTTCCGCCGCAGCAACCGCTGCGGCGCAGGAAGAGGGCCAGCGGAGCCACCGTGGCCCGCTATGCCGTGCTCATCCTGATGGTGCTCCTGCTGGCCGGCCCGCTGATCTGGCAGCTGTCTCTCTCGCTGAAGGGAGCCGGCGACGCGCTCTACGAGCGGCCGCCTCAACTCATCCCGCAGGACCCCACGCTGGAGAACTACTCCAGCGTGCTCGATCGCATTCCCGTGCTGCGCTTCGTGTTCAACTCCGCCATCGTGGCCGCCATCGTGGTGGGTGGGAACGTCCTGTTCGCCACGGCCGCAGGATTCGCACTGGCCCGGCTCCAGTTCCGCTTCCGGGGCGCCGCCATGGCCCTCTTCGTGGCCGCACTGCTGGTCCCGGTCGAAGCCATCATCATCGCCCAGTTCCTGCTGGTGCGATCAGCAGGACTGACTGACAGCCTGCTCGGGGTCGCGCTGCCGACCCTGGTGGCACCGCTGAATGTGCTACTCATGCGCAACGTCTTCCTCGGCATTCCCGATGAGCTCGAAGAAGCGGCCGTGATCGACGGCGCGAACGTGTGGCAGCGATTCCTGCGCATCTGCCTGCCCCAGGTCAAGGGCGTCGTCACCGTAGTGGCGATCTTCGCCTTCGTGGGCTCATGGAACGACTTCCTGTGGCCGCTCATCGTGCTCTCGTCCGAGAGCAACTACACCCTCACCGTGGGACTGAACTACCTGCGCGGCACCTTCTACGACGATCCGCGGCTCATCGCCGCCGGCACCATCATCGCGCTGGTCCCGATCATCGTGTTCTTCGCCGCGCTGCAGCGTTACTTCGTCCGCGGGCTCGAGCAAGGAGGAATCAAGGGATGA
- a CDS encoding endo-beta-N-acetylglucosaminidase → MTEQPAPRRSRAPHRLMAGTAVTAALALVATAAAADTLPWEGERAKGENQPYQHGYNPDQLLEWDPTTDPHAEQLRSRVPLQERAQPHAPTQRNPDLPAETEMLALSGDYGNAFFESHPYTNVFAQHLFSFWQYTDYYASWHGMASQGMPEELYDPEAEWTQRWFEFGMLNLPNPGYTDAAHRNGVLSLGTIFFSDNDRGSQDYSEILVRDEAGSFPAVAKLVEIADYFGFDGYFINQEQGRVDPEDIGVYQDFLLELRQSGVYVQWYDSVHAETGETLYENAFTELNSPFVRNAERGDLAHSIFLNYWWDHEMLAESAEYAESLGLDPLSTVFAGLEAGMYQFDQPYDLRDNLDEDGAPMNAIATLGADFVHFDYEHKTENDMQWEAFDRERRWWTGTETGAGSPAEDDWQGMNSYIAERNAITGSTFSTTFNTGHGLGYWRDGELVSEVEWGNITIQDLPVTWQWWLEGDGADGLQVDYDYGPEYAPAERFDYAQLGAFEGGSSLAIGGELDGEAVLRLFQSELEVGAESSLELTYAQPAGADVDLSVALVLDSAPEAVVQRPVEMEGGESGAWRTAVVDLADLAGETISTLGVALETESAADVQVNLGQLTVRDGAEQTPAAPSGLEIDRALTASDELFVRWDLDDYDTVQRYDLYADGEYLGGTYDEVLYVKNFDRSTAMLELHAIGHDGSASEPAVVQYDVSGGPGAVHTEAGDDGELLISWDQELSAPATVSVQAEYAGAEPFQTELTAAAGSVSVTVEDVPVDGGHVRVTVHPQEGTPVSAMGRFADFEIEPYPESFAQLDGDTLQLRRPALHDWSTLTVLEDGEPLMFDTTYSQGERPEMIRGRTDLGSLTQELSSSESEVVAIIRDYAGNEAETVLREGDAAPDPEPTPDPEPSPEPDPEPSPEPAPGAGPEPGPEPSPDPAEDASLGGGGGAALGSDLPQTGAPVTALMVAAAALIGLGATLRLRGRLRA, encoded by the coding sequence ATGACGGAGCAACCCGCGCCGCGCCGATCCCGCGCGCCGCACCGCCTCATGGCCGGCACTGCAGTCACCGCGGCCCTGGCCCTGGTGGCGACCGCCGCCGCGGCGGACACCCTTCCGTGGGAGGGTGAGCGCGCCAAGGGCGAGAACCAGCCCTATCAGCACGGCTATAACCCGGACCAGTTGCTGGAATGGGACCCCACCACCGACCCCCACGCCGAGCAGCTGCGTTCGCGAGTACCGCTGCAGGAGCGGGCCCAGCCGCATGCCCCGACCCAGCGCAACCCCGACCTGCCTGCGGAGACGGAGATGCTCGCGCTCTCCGGGGACTATGGCAACGCCTTCTTCGAGAGCCATCCCTATACGAATGTCTTCGCCCAGCACCTGTTCAGCTTCTGGCAGTACACCGACTACTACGCCTCCTGGCACGGCATGGCCTCCCAGGGGATGCCGGAGGAGCTGTACGACCCTGAGGCGGAGTGGACCCAGCGCTGGTTCGAGTTCGGCATGCTCAACCTGCCGAACCCCGGGTACACCGACGCCGCGCACCGCAATGGCGTGCTCTCCCTGGGCACGATCTTCTTCTCCGACAATGACCGTGGCTCGCAGGACTACTCGGAGATCCTGGTCCGGGACGAGGCCGGCTCCTTCCCCGCCGTCGCCAAGCTCGTGGAGATCGCGGACTACTTCGGTTTTGATGGCTACTTCATCAACCAGGAACAGGGCCGGGTCGACCCGGAGGACATCGGCGTCTACCAGGACTTCCTGCTTGAGCTGCGCCAGAGCGGCGTCTACGTGCAGTGGTACGACTCCGTGCACGCCGAGACGGGGGAGACGCTGTACGAGAACGCCTTCACCGAGCTGAACAGCCCCTTCGTGCGCAACGCCGAACGGGGCGACCTGGCGCACTCGATCTTCCTGAACTACTGGTGGGACCACGAGATGCTCGCGGAGTCGGCCGAATACGCCGAGTCCCTGGGGCTGGACCCGCTCAGCACGGTCTTCGCGGGCCTGGAAGCCGGCATGTACCAGTTCGACCAGCCCTACGACCTGCGCGACAACCTCGATGAGGACGGCGCCCCGATGAACGCCATCGCCACGCTCGGGGCGGACTTCGTGCACTTCGACTACGAGCACAAGACCGAGAACGACATGCAGTGGGAAGCCTTCGACCGCGAACGCCGCTGGTGGACCGGCACCGAGACCGGCGCAGGGAGCCCGGCCGAGGATGACTGGCAGGGCATGAACTCCTACATCGCCGAACGCAACGCGATCACTGGCAGTACCTTCTCGACCACCTTCAACACCGGTCATGGTCTGGGCTACTGGCGCGATGGAGAGCTGGTCAGCGAGGTGGAATGGGGCAACATCACCATCCAGGACCTCCCGGTCACCTGGCAGTGGTGGCTGGAGGGTGACGGGGCTGACGGCCTGCAGGTCGACTACGACTACGGCCCGGAGTATGCGCCGGCTGAGCGTTTTGACTACGCCCAGCTCGGGGCCTTCGAGGGTGGTTCGTCGCTGGCCATCGGTGGCGAGCTGGACGGCGAGGCGGTGCTCCGCCTCTTCCAGAGTGAGCTTGAGGTCGGAGCGGAAAGCTCCCTTGAGCTGACTTACGCCCAGCCCGCTGGGGCGGACGTCGATCTGTCGGTGGCCCTGGTACTGGATTCGGCTCCCGAGGCGGTGGTGCAGCGTCCGGTCGAGATGGAGGGGGGGGAGTCCGGCGCATGGCGTACCGCGGTCGTGGACCTCGCTGACCTTGCCGGCGAGACCATCTCCACCCTGGGTGTAGCACTCGAGACGGAGAGCGCCGCTGACGTCCAGGTGAACCTCGGCCAGCTCACGGTGCGCGACGGCGCGGAGCAGACTCCCGCGGCGCCGAGCGGTCTGGAGATCGACCGAGCCCTGACGGCGAGTGACGAGCTCTTCGTGCGCTGGGACCTCGACGACTACGACACCGTGCAGCGCTACGACCTCTACGCCGACGGCGAGTACCTCGGCGGCACCTACGACGAGGTGCTCTACGTCAAGAACTTCGATCGCTCGACCGCCATGCTCGAGCTCCACGCCATCGGGCACGACGGCAGCGCGAGCGAGCCGGCGGTCGTGCAGTACGACGTCAGCGGCGGTCCTGGCGCGGTCCACACTGAGGCCGGTGACGACGGAGAACTACTGATCTCCTGGGACCAGGAGCTGAGCGCGCCTGCCACGGTGAGCGTGCAGGCTGAGTACGCCGGAGCAGAGCCCTTCCAGACCGAGCTGACTGCCGCCGCGGGCAGCGTCTCGGTGACCGTCGAGGATGTTCCGGTCGATGGTGGGCACGTGCGGGTCACCGTGCACCCGCAGGAGGGCACGCCGGTCTCGGCCATGGGGCGCTTCGCGGACTTCGAGATCGAGCCCTATCCGGAGAGCTTCGCTCAGCTGGATGGCGACACCCTCCAGCTGCGGCGCCCGGCGCTGCACGACTGGAGCACGCTGACGGTGCTTGAGGACGGCGAACCGTTGATGTTCGACACCACCTACAGCCAGGGCGAACGCCCGGAGATGATTCGCGGCCGCACGGATCTCGGTTCTCTGACGCAGGAGCTGTCGAGCTCTGAGAGCGAGGTCGTGGCGATCATCCGGGACTACGCCGGAAACGAGGCGGAGACTGTGCTGCGTGAGGGGGACGCTGCACCGGATCCGGAACCCACACCAGACCCCGAACCGAGCCCGGAACCGGATCCCGAACCGAGCCCGGAACCGGCTCCAGGGGCCGGTCCGGAACCCGGTCCGGAGCCGAGCCCGGACCCTGCGGAGGATGCGAGCCTGGGTGGTGGCGGTGGCGCCGCACTGGGGAGTGACCTGCCACAGACGGGTGCGCCGGTCACGGCACTGATGGTTGCGGCGGCCGCGCTCATCGGACTGGGTGCCACGCTCCGGCTGCGCGGGCGCCTGCGCGCCTGA
- a CDS encoding antibiotic biosynthesis monooxygenase family protein, translating into MTVIKINAIDVPAGSGDELAHRFAARAGSIDGVDGFLGFELLKPTDERSTWLVLTRWRDDAAFEAWRDSAAFGESHRHGSSDGAKQRPVGTSAQLWSYEIAGGSTS; encoded by the coding sequence ATGACCGTCATCAAGATCAACGCCATTGACGTTCCTGCCGGCTCCGGCGACGAGCTGGCCCACCGTTTCGCGGCCCGTGCCGGGTCGATCGACGGAGTGGACGGCTTCCTCGGTTTCGAGTTGCTCAAACCCACCGATGAGCGCAGCACGTGGCTGGTCCTCACGCGCTGGCGCGACGATGCGGCCTTCGAGGCCTGGCGCGACTCGGCCGCCTTCGGCGAGAGCCACCGCCACGGCTCCAGCGACGGCGCGAAGCAACGCCCGGTGGGGACCTCCGCTCAGCTCTGGAGCTACGAGATCGCCGGCGGCAGCACCAGCTGA
- a CDS encoding glycoside hydrolase 5 family protein, whose translation MTMPRFGVNYVPRQGWFHSWLEPDLNATRRDLEAIAALGLDHVRIFPFWPVLQPNRTLIRPRALSDVRGVVEAAGEMGLDASVDVIQGHMSSFDFLPAWLTSWHATNMFTDAGALRAQAELTRALHEAVADLPNYVGLTLGNEVNQFSGDPHPAPMRATPEEAETWIRTLLQAVPEDGRGLRLHAEYDAVWYLDEHPFEPAHASRLGDVTAIHSWIFNGTAQRYGALSAESVRHAEYLTELSRAFATDPARPVWLQEIGAPLNCLEPGEEPEFCQRAVQHLADSTALWGVTWWCSHDVDRSLADFPELEYSLGLFDAEGRVKPLGRAFAEVAEDVRQRQHPPPERSEAVVVPVDAQDVPLRRADLAPGGSVFTAWMDLASAGKRPTVVTSTTAASAQDLASRGITAQHHAEGVGESAYSAVSDAEALAAGAR comes from the coding sequence ATGACCATGCCGCGCTTCGGCGTCAACTACGTGCCGCGGCAGGGGTGGTTCCACTCCTGGCTCGAACCTGACCTCAATGCCACTCGGCGGGATCTCGAGGCCATTGCCGCGCTGGGCCTGGACCACGTGCGGATCTTCCCCTTCTGGCCGGTGCTCCAGCCCAATCGGACGTTGATCCGGCCACGCGCGCTGTCAGATGTGCGCGGTGTGGTGGAGGCGGCCGGCGAGATGGGGCTCGATGCCTCGGTCGACGTGATCCAGGGGCACATGTCGAGCTTCGACTTCCTCCCTGCCTGGCTGACCTCGTGGCACGCGACGAACATGTTCACTGACGCCGGAGCTCTCCGGGCGCAGGCCGAGCTCACGCGGGCATTGCACGAGGCCGTCGCCGATCTGCCCAACTACGTCGGGCTGACCCTGGGCAACGAGGTGAACCAGTTCTCCGGCGACCCGCACCCTGCGCCGATGCGTGCCACCCCGGAGGAGGCCGAGACGTGGATCCGCACCCTGCTCCAGGCGGTGCCGGAGGATGGCAGGGGCTTGCGCCTGCACGCCGAGTACGACGCGGTCTGGTACCTGGACGAGCACCCCTTCGAGCCCGCTCACGCCTCTCGCCTGGGTGACGTCACAGCCATCCACTCCTGGATCTTCAACGGCACCGCGCAGCGATACGGCGCCTTGTCCGCGGAGAGCGTGCGGCACGCGGAGTACCTCACCGAACTCTCCCGCGCCTTCGCCACCGACCCCGCCCGACCGGTGTGGCTGCAAGAGATCGGTGCCCCGTTGAACTGCCTCGAGCCCGGTGAGGAACCTGAGTTCTGTCAGCGCGCCGTGCAGCACCTGGCCGACAGCACCGCGCTGTGGGGGGTGACCTGGTGGTGCTCCCACGACGTCGACCGATCCCTGGCCGACTTCCCGGAGCTGGAGTACTCCCTGGGGCTCTTCGATGCCGAGGGCAGGGTCAAGCCGCTGGGCCGCGCCTTCGCTGAGGTGGCCGAGGATGTGCGCCAGCGTCAGCACCCGCCGCCCGAGCGTAGCGAGGCCGTGGTCGTCCCGGTCGACGCCCAGGACGTGCCGCTACGCCGGGCGGACCTCGCGCCCGGGGGCTCGGTGTTCACCGCCTGGATGGATCTCGCCAGCGCTGGCAAGCGCCCCACCGTCGTCACCTCGACCACCGCGGCGTCGGCGCAAGACCTGGCGAGCCGCGGCATCACCGCGCAGCACCACGCCGAGGGCGTGGGTGAGAGCGCCTACTCGGCCGTCAGCGATGCCGAGGCCCTGGCAGCGGGAGCCCGATGA
- a CDS encoding FAD-dependent oxidoreductase, whose product MRADVVVIGAGQAGLSAGHHLIRRGLAPVMLDAEDGPGGAWRHRWRSLRMNTVNGIHDLPGMPLPEVDPAEPSAEAVPRYFADYERHQQLPVIRPARVRSVRRADGDRAGELLVDVDGALEGTIATRAVVNATGTWSKPFWPRYPGQETFTGRQLHVAGYERAEDFAGEHVIVVGGGISAVQLLDEISQVTSTAWVTRREPVWREGDFDQEAGREAVAMVEERVRRGLPPLSVVSVTGLIKTPALRAAEERGVLERHPMFTAIEPTGVRMADGSFRPADVILWATGFRAALDHLRPLRLRGRGGGIAMDGTAVAGEPRVHLIGYGPSSSTIGANRAGREAARRIARLLG is encoded by the coding sequence ATGCGCGCCGACGTCGTGGTGATCGGCGCCGGGCAGGCCGGCCTGTCCGCCGGGCATCACCTCATCCGCCGCGGCCTCGCCCCGGTCATGCTCGATGCTGAGGACGGGCCGGGTGGCGCGTGGCGCCACCGGTGGCGGTCCCTACGCATGAACACGGTCAATGGCATCCATGACCTGCCCGGCATGCCACTTCCCGAGGTCGACCCGGCCGAGCCCAGTGCCGAGGCCGTCCCCCGCTACTTCGCCGACTATGAGCGCCATCAGCAGCTACCCGTCATCCGCCCCGCCCGCGTGCGCAGCGTCCGCCGGGCCGACGGCGACCGGGCCGGCGAGCTCCTGGTCGACGTCGACGGCGCCCTCGAGGGGACCATCGCCACCCGCGCCGTCGTCAATGCCACCGGCACCTGGAGCAAGCCCTTCTGGCCGCGCTATCCGGGGCAGGAAACCTTCACCGGCCGCCAGCTGCACGTGGCGGGCTACGAGCGCGCCGAAGACTTCGCCGGTGAGCACGTGATCGTGGTCGGCGGCGGCATTTCTGCGGTGCAACTTCTCGACGAGATCTCGCAGGTCACCTCCACCGCCTGGGTCACGCGACGCGAACCGGTCTGGCGCGAGGGCGACTTCGATCAGGAGGCCGGCCGGGAAGCTGTGGCCATGGTGGAGGAACGAGTACGGCGTGGGCTCCCGCCGCTGAGCGTGGTCTCGGTGACCGGTCTGATCAAGACGCCCGCGCTGCGCGCCGCCGAAGAGCGGGGTGTTCTCGAACGCCACCCGATGTTCACCGCTATCGAACCGACCGGTGTGCGGATGGCTGATGGCAGCTTCCGACCAGCCGACGTCATTCTGTGGGCCACCGGCTTCCGGGCTGCACTGGACCATCTGCGGCCCCTACGGCTGCGTGGGCGTGGCGGTGGGATCGCCATGGACGGCACCGCGGTGGCCGGCGAACCGCGCGTCCACCTGATCGGTTACGGCCCGTCCTCCTCCACGATCGGAGCCAACCGTGCTGGGCGCGAGGCAGCCCGGCGCATAGCGCGCTTGCTGGGCTGA
- a CDS encoding glycoside hydrolase family 3 N-terminal domain-containing protein, whose translation MKSQVDALLAAMTVQEKAGQVNQRLHGWTALRRTGDGFEVTDSAREEIERWGGLGALYGLFRADAWSGQHWGTGIRPEERADAAAALQEAVLAASPHRTGALLVEEAPHGHQALGGTVLPVNLNLASTWDLARVREAAHRVGSELSASGVHIALVSALDVLRDPRWGRAEECFGESAMLAAELTHAVVDGMQGPGRSRIGTDGVAVVLKHLAAQGEAVGGRNGQSAHLGPQDLHEIHLAPAEAGIDAGALGFMAAYNDIDGVPCCANPELLTGYLRTRHGFDGIVMADGLAIDRLVDMTGDLAGAARAALLAGIDLSLWDEAFTLLPRLAEEDDQVAAALDVACRRVLNLKERFGLLDVRAPAEVTPQRESLTLGSATAVTPDSSRALAARSLVLLTNEAGALPLNPSALTTLAVVGPWADDVPALLGDYVPPLPPGSAPSIGQALGAQLPEAEILISEDAIPAHLGQADAGIVVIGGTSHRPYDAEFADNGAIAGRAGQATGGEGVDLADVSLPGAQDELVRRARHHLAPGVPLIAVVVAGRPHVLTGVLESVDAVLWAGYPGPWGAEAISAVLLGEAEPTGRLPMTLPSHPSVVPVRHDDRQDATGVYLDVAEPVLFPVGHGLEYQKVEVAELRLDVGAEQVVVAVRVRNPGQRPTETVLPVFAHRRGGLRVPRRQELLAFRRIALAAGESAEVTWSIPASRFFAGTSRASSTAVTVRGLSATASPRPTVG comes from the coding sequence ATGAAATCTCAGGTGGACGCCCTCCTTGCGGCCATGACGGTGCAGGAGAAGGCCGGGCAGGTCAATCAGCGCCTGCACGGATGGACAGCACTGCGTCGCACTGGTGACGGGTTCGAGGTCACTGACTCCGCGCGCGAGGAGATCGAGCGCTGGGGTGGTCTCGGCGCGCTCTACGGCCTTTTCCGGGCCGATGCCTGGTCCGGCCAGCACTGGGGCACCGGCATCCGCCCCGAGGAGCGCGCCGACGCGGCCGCCGCACTGCAGGAGGCCGTGCTTGCCGCCAGCCCGCACCGGACCGGAGCGCTGCTGGTGGAAGAAGCCCCCCACGGCCACCAGGCTCTGGGGGGCACCGTGCTCCCCGTCAACCTCAATCTCGCCAGCACCTGGGACCTCGCGCGAGTCCGCGAAGCGGCCCACCGCGTGGGCAGCGAACTGTCCGCCTCAGGAGTGCACATCGCGCTGGTCTCCGCCTTGGACGTGCTCCGCGACCCACGCTGGGGCCGGGCCGAAGAATGCTTCGGGGAGTCCGCGATGCTCGCCGCGGAACTCACCCACGCCGTCGTCGACGGCATGCAGGGCCCGGGCCGGTCGCGGATCGGTACCGACGGCGTCGCCGTGGTGCTCAAGCACCTCGCCGCCCAGGGCGAGGCTGTGGGCGGACGCAACGGGCAGTCGGCCCATCTCGGACCGCAGGACCTCCACGAGATCCACCTCGCCCCCGCCGAGGCGGGAATCGACGCCGGCGCGCTGGGTTTCATGGCCGCCTACAACGACATCGACGGCGTGCCCTGCTGCGCCAATCCCGAGCTGCTCACCGGCTACCTCCGCACCCGCCACGGCTTCGACGGCATCGTCATGGCCGACGGCCTCGCCATCGACCGGCTCGTGGACATGACCGGTGACCTCGCTGGAGCGGCTCGGGCCGCGCTGCTCGCGGGCATCGACCTCTCGCTGTGGGATGAGGCCTTCACGCTCCTGCCGCGCCTGGCCGAAGAGGATGACCAGGTGGCCGCGGCGCTGGACGTGGCCTGCCGCCGCGTACTGAACCTGAAGGAGCGGTTCGGGCTCCTCGACGTGCGCGCACCGGCGGAAGTGACGCCGCAGCGTGAGAGCCTGACTCTCGGCTCCGCCACCGCGGTCACCCCGGACAGCTCCCGTGCGCTCGCCGCGCGCTCGCTGGTGCTGCTGACCAACGAGGCGGGGGCACTGCCGCTGAATCCGAGCGCGTTGACGACACTCGCGGTCGTGGGCCCGTGGGCCGATGATGTGCCCGCCCTGCTCGGTGACTACGTTCCCCCGCTCCCGCCCGGATCGGCACCCAGCATCGGCCAGGCTCTGGGCGCGCAGCTGCCCGAGGCAGAGATCCTGATCAGCGAGGACGCCATCCCGGCGCACCTCGGGCAGGCCGACGCCGGCATCGTGGTCATCGGTGGCACCAGCCACCGTCCCTACGACGCCGAATTCGCTGACAACGGTGCCATCGCCGGCAGGGCCGGCCAGGCCACCGGAGGTGAGGGCGTCGACCTCGCCGACGTCAGCTTGCCCGGCGCTCAAGACGAACTCGTCCGCCGGGCCCGTCATCATCTGGCACCGGGCGTGCCGCTGATCGCCGTCGTCGTGGCGGGGCGCCCGCACGTGCTGACCGGCGTGCTGGAGTCCGTCGACGCCGTCCTGTGGGCCGGCTATCCCGGGCCATGGGGTGCCGAGGCGATCTCGGCCGTGCTGCTGGGGGAGGCCGAGCCCACCGGGCGGCTGCCGATGACTCTCCCCAGTCACCCCTCGGTGGTGCCGGTCCGCCACGACGATCGCCAGGATGCCACCGGGGTCTACCTCGATGTGGCCGAGCCGGTGCTGTTCCCCGTCGGTCACGGCCTGGAGTACCAGAAGGTGGAGGTCGCAGAGCTTCGCCTCGACGTTGGCGCAGAGCAGGTTGTCGTCGCGGTCCGGGTGCGCAACCCGGGGCAGCGGCCCACGGAGACGGTGCTCCCGGTCTTCGCTCACCGCCGCGGTGGCCTGCGCGTACCGCGGCGCCAGGAACTCCTCGCCTTCCGGCGGATCGCGCTCGCTGCCGGTGAGAGCGCCGAGGTGACCTGGTCGATCCCGGCCTCGAGATTCTTCGCCGGTACCTCCCGCGCCAGCTCCACGGCCGTCACGGTCCGTGGCCTGAGCGCTACCGCCTCCCCACGCCCAACAGTCGGCTGA
- a CDS encoding glycine C-acetyltransferase: MLNAHTRERLRADLDAMRTAGTYKSERSISTAQAAEITSGGNEVLNFCANNYLGLADSAAIRDAATTALERWGYGMASVRFICGTQDLHLELERRVADFLGTEAAILFSSCFDANGGVFEALFGPEDAIISDELNHASLIDGIRLCKAARYRYKNRDMADLETKLIDAADARERVIVTDGVFSMDGYYAPLDEICELAEKHEALVLVDDSHAVGFVGPGGRGTPARFGVADRVDLYTGTFGKALGGASGGYVAASAEIVDMLRQRARPYLFSNSLAPAIAAGTLAALDLIAEADDLREQLLENSAHFRRRMSEEGFELLPGEHPIVPVMFGDAALAARIADRMLQHGVYVIAFSYPVVPRQRARVRVQLSASHTAEDIEQAVAAFVAAREEVGAA, encoded by the coding sequence ATGCTGAACGCACACACCCGCGAGCGCCTGCGCGCCGACCTCGACGCCATGCGCACCGCTGGAACGTACAAGTCCGAGCGGAGCATCTCCACCGCGCAAGCAGCCGAGATCACCTCCGGCGGCAACGAGGTGCTGAACTTCTGCGCGAACAACTACCTCGGCCTGGCCGACAGCGCGGCCATCCGCGACGCGGCGACCACTGCGCTGGAGCGCTGGGGCTATGGGATGGCCTCGGTGCGCTTCATCTGCGGCACCCAGGATCTGCACCTGGAGCTCGAGCGCCGCGTAGCCGACTTCCTCGGCACCGAGGCCGCCATCCTCTTCTCCTCCTGCTTCGACGCCAACGGCGGGGTGTTCGAAGCCCTCTTCGGCCCCGAGGACGCGATCATCTCCGATGAGCTGAACCATGCCTCTCTCATCGACGGGATCCGGCTGTGTAAAGCCGCGCGGTACCGGTACAAGAACCGGGACATGGCCGACCTGGAGACCAAGCTGATCGACGCGGCTGATGCGCGCGAGCGGGTGATCGTCACCGACGGCGTCTTCTCCATGGACGGGTACTACGCGCCACTGGATGAGATCTGTGAGCTGGCCGAGAAGCACGAGGCCCTGGTGCTGGTGGACGACTCCCACGCCGTCGGTTTCGTCGGCCCCGGCGGGCGGGGGACCCCGGCCCGCTTCGGCGTGGCCGACCGGGTGGACCTCTACACGGGCACCTTCGGCAAAGCGCTTGGCGGCGCCTCGGGCGGTTACGTGGCGGCGAGCGCCGAGATCGTCGACATGCTCCGCCAGCGCGCGCGGCCGTACCTGTTCTCCAACTCGCTGGCCCCGGCCATCGCGGCGGGCACCCTGGCGGCACTCGACCTGATCGCCGAGGCCGACGACCTGCGGGAGCAACTGCTGGAGAACTCCGCCCACTTCCGGCGCCGGATGAGTGAGGAGGGCTTCGAGCTACTCCCGGGTGAGCATCCGATCGTGCCGGTGATGTTCGGCGACGCCGCGTTGGCCGCGCGCATCGCCGATCGGATGCTCCAGCACGGGGTGTACGTCATCGCCTTCAGCTACCCGGTGGTGCCCCGGCAGCGGGCGCGCGTGCGGGTCCAGCTCTCGGCGAGCCACACCGCCGAGGACATCGAGCAGGCGGTGGCGGCGTTCGTGGCGGCGAGGGAGGAGGTGGGGGCCGCCTGA